Within the Macaca nemestrina isolate mMacNem1 chromosome 5, mMacNem.hap1, whole genome shotgun sequence genome, the region GAAGAGAGGCAGGCAGGAGTCTCCAGGCCGAATCTGAGCCGGGGACTGTGGAGAGCAAGGAGGATCGAGGCAGGCcggggggaggaggaagaggaagtggggaacagaagagaggaaagcagacggaatggaaaaagaaagaaacggaAAATAAggagaatggaaaacaaaaggaagaggtAGTGGGTGGAGGGAAAGAATGAGGGCGAAGGCGAGAGTACCGCGGCGTGGAGAAGGAGGGAGACAGAAGGGGCTTGGGGGAGGAGAATGTAAGAAGCCCCGAGGGGAGGGCAGTGCTCAGAGCTAGTAACCCGTCTTGCAAGCTAAGAGGCATTAATGGGCGGCAGCTTGCGAGGCTTAGCACTGTTTTCCTAGCTTTCCCCGAGGAGGGCGAGCAATCTGTTTGCGGAGGCCGAGGTGCCAGCGCGCCGCAGCGGGTGCACGACCCGGCTCCCGGCTGCCGAGTCCTCTCCCCGCATCTGGAAGGGAAAACCAGGCAGGAGGGGGCGTCCCCCCACCCCCGCTTTAGACAGCCGCTTCTGGCGTAGGCGGAGGTCCCACGAGTCCCGACCTTGCGCAGCCCAGACGCCAGGGCGGTGAAGAGAAGGTAGGGAGGGGACACCCTGGGAAGTTTGCGGGGCCGCGAGCGGGGAGGCGCAGGGGTGCAGGCCCGGGGTCCTCCCGGCGCCCCAAGTGAACCTGCttcttctgttttgttctgttccTCACCAGATACTGGGAGGATTTCCACAGCTGCACGGTCACAGCCCTTACGGATTGCCAGGAAGGGGCGAAAGATATGTGGGATAAACTGAGAAAAGAATCCAAAAACCTCAACATCCAAGGCAGCTTATTCGAACTCTGCGGCAGCGGCAACGGGGCGGCGGGGTCTCTGCTCCCGGCGCTCCCCGTGCTCCTGGTGTCTCTCTCGGCAGCTTTAGCGACCTGGCTTTCCTTCTGAGCGTGGGGCCAGCTCCCCCCACGCGCCCACTCACACTCACTCCATGCTCCCGGAAATCGAGAGGAAGATCCATTCGTTCTTTGGGGACGTTGTGATTCTCTGTGATGCTGAAAACACTCATATAGGATTGTGGGAAATCCTGGTTCTCCTTTTTATTTCGTTTGATTTCTTGTGTTTTATTTGCCAAATGTTACCAATCAGTGAGCAAGCAAGCACAGCCAAAATCGGACCTCAGCTTTAGTCCGTCTTCACACACAAATAAGAAAACGGCAAACCcaccccatttttaaattttattattattaaatttttttgtttgtttgtttggcaaAAGAATCTCAGGAACGGCCCTGGGCCACCTACTATATTAATCATGCTAGTAACATGAAAAATGATGGGCTCCTCCTAATAGGAAGGCGAGGAGAGGAGAAGGCCAGGGGAATGAATTCAAGAGAGATGTCCACGGACGAAACATACGGTGAATAATTCACGCTCACGTCGTTCTTCCACAGTATCTTGTTTTGATCATTTCCACTGCACATTTCTCCTCAAGAAAAGCGAAAGGACGGACTGTTGGCTTTGTGTTTGGAGGataggagggagagagggaagggactGAGGAAATCTCTGGGGTAAGAGTCAAGGCTTCCAGAAGACAGGCTGCTATGGTCACTGAGGGGTTAGCTTTATCTGCTGTTGTTGATGCATCCGTCCAAGTTCACTGCCTTTaattttccctcctccctcttgtTTTAGCTGTTACACACACAGTAATACCTGAATATCCAACGGTATAGATCACAAGGGGGGGACGTTAAATGTTAATCTAAAATATAGCTAAAAAAAGATTTTGACATAAAAGagccttgattttaaaaaaaaaagagagagatgtaatttaaaagtttattataaattaaattcaGCAAAAAAAGATTTGCTACAAAGTATAGAgaagtataaaataaaagttattgttTGAAATGGGGGTGTCGTTTGTTTCCTACCCCAACCTGCTTCCTTGGCCCAGTTCTCAGGGTACCTGGAGGGA harbors:
- the LOC105487363 gene encoding neuritin isoform X3; the encoded protein is MGLKLNGRYISLILAVQIAYLVQAVRAAGKCDAVFKGFSDCLLKLGDSMANYPQGLDDKTNIKTVCTYWEDFHSCTVTALTDCQEGAKDMWDKLRKESKNLNIQGSLFELCGSGNGAAGSLLPALPVLLVSLSAALATWLSF